A genomic stretch from Dehalococcoidia bacterium includes:
- a CDS encoding pilus assembly protein yields MVRAALLGGRSERGQTLAEFALGAVAFFVAVLGALHFALAVHARHVVETAAVEGARWAAVEPVSLQRGEERARSVLASGLGRWSNDYSVQARDGGDTVTLTVQGHYIVALPVPLPHGGRVDLVSSATVRKEGFRPGP; encoded by the coding sequence ATGGTGAGGGCGGCACTGCTGGGCGGGCGGAGCGAGAGGGGCCAGACCCTCGCCGAGTTTGCGCTGGGGGCAGTGGCGTTCTTCGTGGCCGTCCTGGGGGCGCTGCATTTTGCCCTAGCGGTGCATGCCCGGCACGTGGTCGAGACGGCGGCAGTGGAGGGCGCCCGGTGGGCTGCCGTGGAGCCGGTGAGCCTGCAGCGGGGCGAGGAGAGGGCGCGGAGCGTGCTGGCGAGTGGGCTGGGGCGCTGGAGCAACGACTACAGCGTCCAGGCCCGAGACGGCGGCGACACGGTGACCCTGACGGTGCAGGGCCATTACATCGTGGCGCTGCCGGTGCCGCTTCCCCACGGCGGGAGGGTGGACCTGGTGAGCTCGGCGACGGTGCGCAAGGAGGGGTTCCGGCCGGGGCCATGA